In Chryseobacterium gleum, a single genomic region encodes these proteins:
- a CDS encoding succinate dehydrogenase cytochrome b subunit — protein sequence MAGLTSSTIGRKYAMALSALFLLIFLILHLTTNLLSVLNRDAFNTASDFMGYNPFVQFLMQPILGFAVIFHFIMGFVLEIKNNKARPIKYASNNPSVNSSWMSRNMIISGAVVLAFLVLHFYDFWLHEINYKYVEVLTPDAERFWPELHEKFADIWRVALYVIAFVLLGLHLAHGFQSSFQSIGARHPKYTPVIKAFGKWYSILIPAGFIFIAIFHFVTQ from the coding sequence ATGGCAGGTTTAACGAGTTCTACGATAGGTAGAAAATATGCTATGGCATTATCAGCTCTATTTTTGCTGATTTTTCTTATACTGCATTTGACGACCAATTTGTTATCAGTTCTGAATCGTGATGCATTCAATACAGCATCAGATTTTATGGGCTATAATCCTTTTGTGCAGTTCTTAATGCAGCCTATTCTTGGTTTTGCAGTAATTTTCCATTTCATTATGGGGTTTGTGTTGGAAATTAAGAATAATAAAGCGCGTCCTATAAAGTACGCATCTAACAATCCTTCTGTGAACTCTTCATGGATGTCCAGAAATATGATTATTTCAGGAGCAGTTGTTTTAGCTTTTCTAGTGCTTCACTTTTACGATTTCTGGTTACACGAGATCAACTACAAGTATGTAGAAGTTTTGACTCCTGATGCAGAACGTTTCTGGCCGGAGCTTCATGAGAAGTTTGCGGATATCTGGAGAGTGGCTTTGTATGTAATTGCTTTTGTTTTATTAGGCTTACACTTAGCTCACGGATTCCAGTCTTCATTCCAGTCTATCGGGGCAAGACATCCAAAATATACACCGGTAATCAAAGCTTTCGGGAAATGGTATTCAATCCTTATTCCTGCAGGGTTTATTTTTATCGCAATTTTTCACTTTGTAACTCAATAA
- a CDS encoding ComEC/Rec2 family competence protein, whose protein sequence is MQKQPLLILAVCFILGIFFQDEMVLAEYAIYWATAICLILLAIVCFHSYFLYKTRTALLMLLFFGAGIILHYYNSFSSDEHSQIKQKEIIVFKISQKLNSTEKYRKYEGTAQTGNKSLSSIFYVPRDYKELDFIHYYKTEAYITQPKAPQYDFQFDYVRYLARKHIYYQTYISKEVGSAERYDLTITDKLRQYRFKVLNRIDKTGMSGKSKEFLKGLILADRTEIDADTVRDFNKSGLVHFLAISGTHIVVIFGMFYFLLIRFTPLSFRKYAMVISLAFIWLFAAFIGFGNSVLRSCIMLSVYFTFILLQRKSDLLHSLALSAFFILIADTQQLFDVGFQLSFLAVLGIFWLNQPLLKYFPRQDSYIKKILFNTITVSLSAQLATLPVVLYYFHQFSLISIIANFVIVPFSEIIIVFSFLMTALISASADFELINRLYDFVIQILLKMIHWFAEVDVLFFENIPMNGIEVLSVSVVIFLLRPLILKFNFKNSMTLIMAALVFLMIRTGSTAFENCKEEILVHTFGKNKVFSIKTGSKVSFWISDMKSESKIVQYVINPYCASRRVKYFEIKSMSSSAQKVVFRDKIYHLK, encoded by the coding sequence TTGCAAAAACAACCTCTTCTTATTCTCGCAGTATGCTTTATTCTTGGAATTTTTTTCCAGGATGAAATGGTGTTGGCAGAATATGCTATTTATTGGGCTACTGCAATTTGTTTAATCCTTCTGGCTATAGTATGCTTTCATTCTTATTTTCTGTACAAAACCAGGACAGCTTTACTGATGCTTTTATTTTTTGGAGCGGGAATTATTCTTCATTATTATAATTCCTTTTCATCAGATGAACATTCGCAGATAAAGCAAAAAGAAATAATTGTTTTTAAGATTTCTCAAAAACTGAACTCTACGGAAAAATATAGAAAATATGAAGGAACAGCACAAACCGGAAACAAAAGTTTAAGTTCAATTTTTTATGTTCCAAGAGATTATAAAGAGCTGGATTTTATTCATTACTACAAGACTGAGGCTTATATTACACAGCCTAAAGCTCCTCAATATGATTTTCAGTTTGATTACGTCCGGTATCTCGCAAGAAAACATATTTATTATCAGACTTATATTTCAAAAGAAGTCGGATCTGCAGAACGGTATGATTTAACAATAACAGATAAGTTGCGGCAATACAGGTTTAAAGTTCTTAACAGAATTGATAAAACCGGAATGTCAGGAAAAAGCAAAGAATTTTTAAAAGGCCTTATTCTGGCGGATCGAACAGAAATTGATGCGGATACTGTCAGAGATTTTAATAAATCCGGGTTGGTTCATTTTCTGGCGATCTCCGGAACCCATATTGTTGTGATTTTCGGGATGTTTTACTTTTTGCTGATTCGTTTTACCCCTTTAAGCTTCAGAAAATATGCAATGGTTATCAGTTTGGCTTTTATCTGGCTGTTTGCTGCTTTTATCGGATTTGGAAATTCGGTTCTGCGTTCCTGTATTATGCTCAGTGTTTATTTTACCTTCATTTTACTTCAACGGAAATCGGATCTTCTTCATTCATTGGCATTATCAGCCTTCTTTATTTTAATTGCTGATACACAACAACTTTTTGATGTAGGATTTCAGCTCAGCTTTTTAGCTGTTTTGGGAATTTTTTGGTTGAATCAGCCCTTGTTAAAATACTTTCCCAGGCAAGATAGTTATATCAAAAAAATACTGTTTAATACCATTACAGTATCTCTGTCGGCTCAGCTGGCAACACTGCCTGTTGTGCTGTATTATTTTCATCAGTTTTCATTGATCTCGATCATTGCGAATTTTGTTATAGTTCCTTTCTCCGAAATCATTATTGTGTTTTCATTCTTAATGACTGCGCTCATTTCTGCCAGCGCCGATTTTGAATTGATAAACAGGTTATATGATTTTGTGATTCAGATTTTACTCAAGATGATCCATTGGTTTGCTGAGGTAGATGTATTGTTCTTTGAAAATATTCCGATGAATGGGATAGAAGTACTGTCTGTTTCTGTTGTTATTTTTTTACTAAGACCTTTGATACTGAAATTTAATTTTAAAAATTCAATGACATTGATAATGGCCGCTTTAGTATTTCTGATGATAAGAACGGGGAGTACAGCTTTTGAAAACTGTAAAGAAGAAATATTGGTTCATACCTTTGGTAAAAACAAAGTTTTCTCCATAAAAACGGGGAGTAAAGTATCTTTCTGGATTTCGGATATGAAAAGTGAGTCGAAGATTGTACAGTATGTCATCAATCCCTATTGTGCTTCCAGACGAGTGAAATATTTTGAGATAAAAAGCATGTCATCCTCTGCCCAAAAAGTGGTTTTCAGAGATAAAATTTACCATCTGAAATGA
- a CDS encoding glycoside hydrolase family 99 protein: MNYFSRFLLLLTITFFSNSFAQQNDERDKVQIFYYGWYGNPATDGSYQHWNHEILPHWNNPKWNNLGHHKGRDDIGANFYPALGNYSSNDPKIIEKHMKMIRDAGVGVVVVSWLGKDSYTDKSLNKYLNIADRFNLKIAFHIEPFYKNTAELKEQLSYLIKTYSHHHAFYKKEGKPLFYMYDSYKIPKEEWAEILSKNGKKTVRNTDLDAVYIGLWVEKDDAKFFDSAGFDGFYTYFASEGFVYGSTIANWDFMASFAKEHHLIFIPCVGPGYSDTRIRPWNEANFKSRNNGKYYENMFDAAIKVNPDFIGITSFNEWHEGTQIEPAVPKKAGDFKYEDYGKDPLFYIKETKRLTDKFLKKR, translated from the coding sequence ATGAATTATTTTAGCCGTTTCCTGCTACTACTGACAATTACATTTTTTTCAAACAGCTTTGCTCAGCAGAATGATGAAAGAGATAAAGTCCAGATATTTTATTACGGATGGTACGGAAATCCTGCAACAGATGGAAGTTATCAGCACTGGAATCATGAGATCCTTCCTCATTGGAATAATCCGAAATGGAATAACCTCGGGCACCATAAAGGAAGAGATGATATTGGTGCTAATTTTTATCCGGCACTGGGGAATTACAGCTCCAATGACCCAAAGATCATTGAGAAGCATATGAAAATGATCAGGGATGCCGGAGTGGGAGTAGTTGTAGTAAGCTGGCTGGGAAAAGATTCATATACAGATAAAAGTCTTAACAAATATCTGAATATTGCAGACCGGTTTAATTTAAAAATAGCATTCCATATAGAGCCTTTCTATAAAAATACAGCAGAATTAAAAGAACAGCTTTCTTATCTCATAAAAACCTATTCTCATCATCACGCTTTCTATAAAAAAGAGGGGAAACCACTTTTCTATATGTATGATAGTTATAAAATTCCTAAGGAAGAATGGGCTGAAATACTATCCAAAAACGGAAAAAAAACAGTTAGAAATACAGATTTAGATGCTGTTTATATCGGGCTTTGGGTTGAAAAAGATGATGCGAAATTTTTTGATTCAGCAGGTTTTGACGGCTTTTATACCTATTTTGCCAGCGAAGGTTTTGTGTATGGAAGTACAATTGCCAACTGGGATTTTATGGCAAGTTTTGCTAAAGAGCATCACCTGATTTTTATCCCTTGTGTTGGGCCGGGCTATTCAGATACAAGAATACGTCCATGGAATGAAGCTAACTTTAAAAGCAGAAACAATGGAAAGTATTACGAAAATATGTTTGATGCTGCCATCAAAGTTAATCCGGATTTCATTGGAATCACATCATTCAATGAATGGCATGAAGGAACACAGATAGAGCCAGCTGTTCCTAAAAAAGCAGGGGATTTCAAATATGAAGATTATGGGAAAGATCCTTTATTTTATATTAAAGAAACAAAGCGTTTGACGGATAAATTTCTGAAAAAGAGATAA
- the lpxB gene encoding lipid-A-disaccharide synthase — MKYYIIAGEASGDLHGSNLMKALKHKDPNAEFRFWGGDLMKAQGGTLVKHYRDLAFMGFLEVVMNLRTILNNIKFCKEDIQKNRPNVLILVDYPGFNLRIARFAKELGIKVVYYISPQLWAWKEGRVEIIKKYVDEMMVILPFEEDFYRKHGVHSHFVGHPLLDAISDLQEISVEKFKSENGLNEKEIIALLPGSREQEVEKMLEMMLSVRPQFQNYQFVIAGAPSLPKEFYQKYVDDNVHFVSNKTYDLLRCSKAALVTSGTATLETALLNIPEVVCYRGSKISYAIAKRLVKNINYISLVNLIMDREVVKELIQNDLNTKNLVTELNKILTGEKREQVLNDYHLLREKLGGKGASEHAAEVILKV; from the coding sequence ATGAAATATTATATTATTGCAGGAGAAGCTTCCGGTGATTTGCATGGAAGCAACCTGATGAAAGCCTTGAAACATAAAGATCCTAATGCGGAATTCAGATTTTGGGGAGGTGATCTGATGAAAGCTCAGGGTGGAACATTGGTAAAACATTATCGTGACCTTGCTTTTATGGGATTTCTGGAAGTTGTGATGAACCTCCGCACTATTCTGAATAATATCAAATTCTGTAAAGAGGATATTCAGAAGAACAGACCTAATGTTTTGATTCTGGTAGATTATCCGGGTTTTAACCTGAGAATTGCCAGATTTGCCAAAGAGCTTGGAATCAAAGTCGTCTACTATATTTCTCCGCAACTTTGGGCGTGGAAAGAAGGCCGTGTAGAGATTATTAAAAAATATGTGGATGAAATGATGGTCATCCTTCCTTTTGAAGAAGATTTTTACAGAAAACATGGAGTCCATTCTCATTTTGTAGGACATCCTTTGCTGGATGCTATCTCAGATTTGCAGGAAATCAGTGTTGAAAAATTCAAATCTGAAAACGGACTCAATGAAAAAGAAATCATTGCTCTTTTACCGGGTTCCAGAGAACAGGAAGTGGAAAAGATGCTTGAAATGATGCTTTCTGTAAGACCGCAATTTCAAAACTATCAGTTTGTGATTGCCGGAGCGCCAAGTCTTCCGAAAGAATTTTATCAGAAATATGTGGATGATAATGTTCACTTCGTTTCCAATAAAACCTATGACTTGCTAAGATGTTCAAAGGCGGCTCTCGTAACTTCCGGAACGGCTACTCTGGAAACCGCTTTGCTGAACATTCCTGAAGTGGTTTGTTATCGCGGAAGCAAAATTTCTTATGCCATTGCAAAAAGACTGGTGAAAAATATCAATTACATTTCTCTGGTTAACCTAATTATGGACAGAGAAGTGGTGAAAGAACTGATTCAAAACGATCTGAATACTAAAAATCTGGTAACAGAACTCAATAAAATTCTTACAGGAGAAAAAAGAGAGCAGGTTCTGAATGACTACCATCTTCTGAGAGAAAAACTTGGTGGAAAAGGAGCCAGTGAACATGCTGCTGAGGTAATCTTGAAAGTGTAA
- a CDS encoding DUF2480 family protein → MSEEFEIRNKVAESGLINFDLTTLLPKGERKGIDLKDFLFQEMILKEKDFREKVDAIDTEQYKDTYIYIYNSVDTIIPLWAYFVLTAKLTDVARKIVFGSREDLEVILMHNAIQTYDFEEMRGKRVLVKGCSDKEIPENAYIELVEQLKPIVKSLMFGEACSNVPIVKN, encoded by the coding sequence ATGTCAGAAGAATTTGAAATCAGGAATAAAGTTGCAGAAAGCGGCCTTATCAATTTTGACCTTACCACTTTACTTCCAAAAGGGGAAAGAAAGGGTATTGACCTTAAAGATTTTCTTTTTCAGGAGATGATTCTCAAAGAAAAAGATTTCCGTGAAAAGGTAGATGCAATAGATACTGAACAGTATAAAGACACTTATATATACATCTACAATTCTGTAGATACTATTATTCCACTTTGGGCTTATTTTGTTTTAACAGCAAAACTTACAGACGTGGCCAGGAAAATAGTTTTTGGAAGCAGGGAAGATCTGGAGGTTATTTTAATGCATAATGCTATCCAGACTTATGATTTTGAGGAAATGAGAGGAAAAAGAGTGCTTGTAAAAGGCTGCTCTGATAAGGAAATTCCTGAAAATGCTTATATTGAATTGGTAGAACAATTAAAACCAATAGTAAAATCGCTGATGTTCGGAGAAGCTTGTTCTAATGTTCCCATTGTAAAGAACTGA
- a CDS encoding protein O-mannosyl-transferase family, with product MNKSLSAVFLFIIFLGIYYCGSFSKIPFADCIGFVLSAEKGLWETTATATSHFLYINTVIFIKNLAGINAIEASRFLVVSSAAATVSVIYLTVKSISKKEWASITAAFVFGFSFTFWRNAEIVEVYTYNSLWVSLFFFSVIRSFTENKRIYILLSSLFLGISLWVHIQNILLIPALLVFLFYFRNEKKYAAASLLIFILLFISLFILNISQGLPFKSPYSSDQGTWVEDSLRKDFIQYVKDFFQSFVYLIYNFNLFTFFGVAGILFLYKANRKMFFVFAVGAICVYGFSTFYAVSDNYVFFLPFNIIFALSIGYGLSAAKYAHLRKFSWICLLIPVGYLLLYKVISLTEKGKEFHSFKEYKGGLSYYVLPWMNNNVGILEFTIDKKQAPESIEWMTNSAVEYIKLLKSKGYTEEQIRKL from the coding sequence ATGAACAAATCTTTATCAGCTGTATTTTTATTTATTATTTTTCTTGGTATTTATTATTGTGGAAGTTTTTCAAAAATTCCTTTTGCTGACTGTATAGGATTTGTACTGAGTGCAGAAAAAGGCCTATGGGAAACAACCGCTACTGCAACCAGTCACTTTTTATATATTAATACTGTTATTTTCATTAAAAATCTGGCAGGCATCAACGCAATTGAAGCAAGCCGGTTTTTAGTAGTTTCTTCGGCAGCAGCTACAGTTTCTGTCATTTATCTTACAGTAAAAAGTATTTCAAAAAAAGAATGGGCATCTATTACGGCTGCTTTTGTATTTGGTTTCAGTTTTACCTTTTGGAGAAATGCTGAAATCGTAGAAGTATATACTTATAATTCGCTTTGGGTAAGTCTTTTTTTCTTTTCGGTTATCAGAAGTTTTACTGAAAACAAAAGAATATATATCCTGTTAAGCAGTTTATTTTTAGGGATAAGCTTATGGGTGCATATTCAGAATATTCTTCTGATTCCTGCCTTACTGGTCTTTCTATTTTATTTCAGGAATGAAAAAAAATATGCGGCAGCATCATTATTGATTTTTATTCTGCTATTCATTTCATTATTCATTTTAAATATATCCCAGGGGCTTCCTTTCAAATCTCCTTATAGTTCTGACCAGGGAACATGGGTAGAAGATTCTCTGAGAAAAGATTTCATTCAATATGTAAAGGATTTTTTTCAATCTTTTGTATATCTTATTTATAATTTCAACCTTTTTACATTTTTCGGAGTCGCAGGTATCTTATTTCTGTACAAGGCCAATAGAAAAATGTTTTTTGTTTTTGCAGTGGGAGCTATATGTGTATATGGATTTTCAACCTTTTATGCAGTATCAGACAATTACGTTTTCTTCCTGCCTTTCAATATTATTTTTGCTTTGTCTATCGGGTATGGTCTTTCTGCTGCAAAGTATGCTCATCTGAGAAAATTTTCATGGATTTGTCTGTTAATTCCTGTGGGATATCTTCTGCTTTATAAAGTCATATCCTTAACAGAGAAAGGAAAAGAATTCCATTCCTTTAAGGAGTATAAAGGCGGGCTCTCTTATTATGTGCTTCCATGGATGAACAACAATGTAGGGATTCTGGAGTTTACCATTGATAAAAAACAGGCACCGGAATCTATTGAATGGATGACCAATAGTGCTGTAGAATATATAAAGCTGCTAAAAAGCAAAGGATATACAGAGGAACAGATCAGAAAACTTTAA
- a CDS encoding DUF937 domain-containing protein: MSLIDLLTGNTGNQVAEQAENKFGISKNQVIALLAVATPLIISYLRNKSQDAKEAEALNNALDKDHNGSILNDASQIEARQAEGGSILDHIFGGQKSTVENQLSQNTGISIDKIGPILAMLAPVVMGYIGQQKQQNNVGAGGLGDLLGGILGNASNQAQAQQSNPLNDILGSVLGGGQSQSSGNPLNDILGSVLGGGGNQQQGGGGLGSILGNILGGK; this comes from the coding sequence ATGAGTTTAATTGACCTACTTACAGGGAATACAGGCAACCAGGTTGCTGAACAGGCTGAAAACAAATTCGGAATCAGCAAAAACCAGGTGATCGCCCTATTAGCTGTAGCGACCCCTCTTATTATTTCTTACCTTAGAAATAAGTCTCAGGATGCAAAAGAAGCAGAAGCTTTAAATAATGCTTTAGATAAAGACCATAACGGAAGTATTTTAAATGACGCTTCACAAATTGAAGCAAGACAGGCTGAAGGCGGATCTATTCTTGATCATATCTTTGGCGGACAAAAAAGTACTGTCGAAAACCAGTTGTCACAAAACACCGGGATTTCAATAGATAAAATTGGACCTATTCTTGCTATGCTTGCACCTGTTGTAATGGGTTACATCGGTCAACAAAAGCAACAAAATAATGTAGGAGCAGGCGGCTTGGGAGATTTGTTGGGAGGAATCCTTGGAAATGCTTCAAATCAGGCTCAGGCTCAGCAGTCTAATCCTTTAAATGATATTCTTGGAAGTGTTTTAGGCGGCGGACAATCTCAATCATCTGGAAATCCCCTGAATGATATACTGGGAAGTGTATTGGGCGGCGGTGGAAACCAGCAACAAGGAGGTGGTGGCTTAGGCAGCATCCTTGGTAATATTCTTGGAGGTAAATAA
- a CDS encoding 30S ribosomal protein THX: protein MGKGDKKSRRGKINSGSYGKRRPKKASKSFVASEEKSKK, encoded by the coding sequence ATGGGAAAAGGAGACAAAAAATCAAGAAGAGGAAAGATTAATTCCGGAAGTTATGGTAAAAGAAGACCTAAAAAAGCCTCAAAATCTTTTGTAGCTTCTGAAGAAAAATCTAAAAAGTAA
- a CDS encoding IS3 family transposase (programmed frameshift), protein MKDQVLKREKRTQRDYSIAFKLRIVSQVENGDYTYKQAQKEYGIQGRSTVLVWLRRYGNLEWSKPKLHTMPNSKETPAQKIKRLEKELADEKLKTKVLNTMIDISDKQYGTQIRKKFFLPTIFQLHRQGISISRLCRLFGISRQAIYQAKQRILIRENQLLKVKFLVQEIRMKLPKLGTRKLYHLLKEQLIQEDVKLGRDALFAYLKRENMLIRRQKKYIKTTFSKHWLRKHPNLLKDLRVEKAEQVFVSDITYLKTKESTCYLSLVTDAYSRKIMGYSLSSNMNTENVAKALKMAIKNRGSSGPLIHHSDRGLQYCSGYYQKILNKNEIKPSMTDGYDCYQNALAERVNGILKQEFLFYKTKNMQDLNSLVKESIYLYNTKRPHLSLNMQTPDKVHKKSEEIKYLSGLNIV, encoded by the exons ATGAAAGATCAAGTATTAAAAAGAGAAAAGCGCACACAAAGAGACTACAGTATAGCCTTTAAATTAAGAATAGTTTCTCAAGTAGAAAACGGCGATTACACTTACAAGCAGGCTCAAAAAGAGTATGGTATCCAGGGAAGAAGTACTGTTTTGGTTTGGTTGCGAAGATATGGTAACTTAGAGTGGAGTAAACCTAAACTTCATACTATGCCTAATTCCAAAGAAACACCAGCTCAAAAAATTAAACGTTTAGAAAAAGAACTAGCTGATGAAAAGCTAAAAACCAAGGTTCTTAATACGATGATTGATATCTCAGATAAACAATATGGGACTCAAATCAGAAAAAAGT TTTTCCTCCCAACAATCTTCCAACTCCACAGACAAGGAATAAGTATATCAAGACTGTGTAGATTGTTTGGGATAAGCCGTCAGGCTATTTATCAAGCTAAGCAAAGGATTTTAATCCGGGAAAACCAATTACTGAAGGTAAAATTTCTGGTTCAGGAAATACGAATGAAGTTACCTAAATTAGGAACAAGAAAACTTTATCATCTTCTTAAAGAACAGCTCATACAGGAAGATGTCAAATTGGGAAGAGATGCTTTATTTGCCTACTTAAAAAGAGAGAATATGCTAATCCGTAGACAAAAGAAATATATTAAAACAACATTTTCAAAGCATTGGCTTAGAAAGCATCCCAATCTGTTGAAGGATTTGAGAGTAGAAAAAGCGGAACAGGTGTTTGTAAGCGATATAACTTATCTTAAAACCAAAGAATCTACATGTTATTTATCTTTGGTAACAGATGCCTATAGTAGAAAGATCATGGGATATTCATTAAGTTCAAATATGAACACTGAAAATGTTGCGAAAGCTTTAAAAATGGCAATAAAAAATAGAGGTTCAAGTGGCCCATTAATTCATCATTCAGATAGAGGTTTGCAATATTGCTCTGGTTATTACCAGAAAATACTTAATAAGAATGAAATCAAACCGTCAATGACTGATGGTTATGATTGCTATCAAAATGCACTGGCAGAAAGGGTGAATGGAATATTGAAACAAGAATTCCTTTTTTATAAAACAAAGAATATGCAAGATCTAAACTCATTAGTAAAAGAAAGTATTTATCTTTATAATACTAAAAGACCACATCTAAGCCTTAATATGCAAACTCCAGATAAAGTGCATAAAAAATCCGAAGAAATAAAATATCTCTCCGGATTAAATATTGTTTAA
- a CDS encoding MATE family efflux transporter yields the protein MTKYVEFLKKAFSGEETDFTRVNIRSAVLLLAIPMMLEMAMESVFALVDLYFVGHLKESGFAIQTVGLTESVLSVMYSIAIGMSMAATALVARRIGGKNPEQASRSAAQVLLVSFAITFVLSLLGVIYAEKILILMGAKPEAAYYGKNFTRIMMGSSTIIMLLFLINGIFRGAGNAMIAMKSLWIANIANIILCPVLIKGLGPVPALGLTGAALATTIGRSIGVIYQLYHLLVADTQIRIRLSYFKPNYELIQSIIKIATPGIFQFVIASCSWIFLAELVATTGGENASAGYQTALRLMMFFMLPAWGLSNAASTLVGQNMGANEMMRAEQSVMKTVKYNVIFMLAVSLIFIFMGNFLVGFFTQETAIKDFAKNALQIMSTGFIFYGIGMVMINAFNGAGDTWTPTWVNLFGFWLFQIPLAYFLSKYFELGPKGVFISIPAAETLITIVAFILFKKGKWKTIKV from the coding sequence ATGACAAAATATGTTGAATTTTTGAAAAAAGCGTTTAGCGGGGAAGAGACAGATTTTACCAGAGTAAATATCAGAAGTGCCGTATTGCTTTTAGCTATTCCCATGATGCTGGAAATGGCTATGGAGTCCGTATTTGCGCTTGTAGATCTTTATTTTGTCGGCCATTTGAAAGAAAGTGGTTTTGCTATCCAGACAGTTGGGCTTACGGAATCTGTACTTTCAGTAATGTATTCTATTGCGATAGGGATGAGCATGGCAGCAACAGCTTTGGTGGCAAGGAGAATCGGGGGAAAAAATCCGGAACAGGCTTCCAGAAGTGCTGCGCAGGTATTGCTTGTTTCCTTTGCTATTACGTTTGTTTTAAGTTTACTGGGAGTGATCTATGCAGAAAAAATTCTGATTCTGATGGGGGCTAAACCAGAGGCTGCATATTATGGAAAGAATTTTACCAGGATTATGATGGGAAGCAGTACGATTATCATGCTTTTGTTTTTAATCAATGGGATTTTCAGGGGAGCTGGAAATGCGATGATTGCGATGAAAAGTTTATGGATAGCCAATATTGCCAATATTATTCTTTGTCCGGTTCTGATAAAAGGCCTGGGTCCTGTGCCTGCTTTGGGATTGACCGGAGCTGCTCTGGCAACTACCATAGGACGCAGTATTGGGGTTATTTATCAATTATACCATCTTTTGGTGGCAGATACTCAGATAAGAATAAGACTTTCTTATTTTAAACCCAATTATGAATTAATCCAATCCATCATAAAAATTGCAACACCGGGAATCTTTCAGTTTGTCATTGCTTCTTGCAGCTGGATTTTCCTTGCAGAATTGGTAGCAACTACAGGAGGAGAGAATGCATCGGCAGGTTATCAGACTGCTTTGAGATTAATGATGTTCTTCATGCTTCCGGCCTGGGGATTGAGTAATGCAGCCTCCACATTGGTAGGGCAGAATATGGGAGCTAATGAAATGATGAGAGCTGAACAGTCGGTAATGAAAACCGTAAAATATAATGTCATCTTTATGCTGGCAGTAAGCCTGATATTTATTTTTATGGGAAATTTTTTAGTAGGTTTTTTCACTCAGGAAACAGCCATTAAAGACTTTGCCAAAAATGCGCTTCAGATTATGAGTACCGGATTTATTTTTTATGGAATCGGAATGGTGATGATTAATGCTTTTAATGGTGCTGGTGATACGTGGACTCCAACCTGGGTTAATCTTTTTGGGTTCTGGCTGTTTCAGATTCCTCTGGCCTATTTTTTATCGAAATATTTTGAATTGGGGCCTAAAGGAGTTTTTATTTCAATTCCTGCAGCAGAAACCTTAATTACCATTGTCGCTTTTATTTTATTTAAAAAAGGAAAATGGAAAACGATAAAAGTTTAA
- a CDS encoding ankyrin repeat domain-containing protein — MKKIISTIFLFGMLLSGSMLSAQRMTQEKMKAIYSDDIATFKKQFAPGDYNKCFLVGDILYSPLGFSVMADRKNILNFLLDNKANVNKKCQNKTPLEVADETKGSEEIKKILIAKGGNRD; from the coding sequence ATGAAAAAAATAATCTCTACTATCTTTCTATTTGGAATGTTACTGTCCGGAAGCATGCTATCTGCCCAGAGAATGACTCAGGAAAAGATGAAAGCCATTTATTCTGATGATATAGCAACATTTAAAAAACAGTTTGCACCGGGAGATTACAACAAATGTTTCCTTGTTGGAGATATACTTTATTCACCTCTTGGTTTCAGTGTGATGGCTGACAGAAAGAATATTCTGAATTTCCTTTTGGACAATAAAGCCAATGTTAACAAAAAATGTCAGAATAAAACACCTCTTGAAGTAGCTGACGAAACAAAAGGCAGTGAAGAAATAAAGAAAATTCTGATCGCAAAAGGCGGCAATAGAGATTAA